From a single Ovis aries strain OAR_USU_Benz2616 breed Rambouillet chromosome 23, ARS-UI_Ramb_v3.0, whole genome shotgun sequence genomic region:
- the LOC121817730 gene encoding uncharacterized protein LOC121817730 isoform X2: MSQSPRHPVPPLLQPQKRKGTPLSLPLPPTWKVQQTLRQPAAEIPEEQMVEPPIKQMSRLYIKNHDPPIPLRRRKPPRRPARATQQASIPTWGQIKSLCHQAQGIASLQGSSASPERVFIAMLALLSCQNSPTQHSEARD, encoded by the coding sequence ATGTCGCAGTCCCCCAGACATCCAGTTCCCCCATTGCTTCAACCACAAAAGAGGAAGGGCACTCCTCTTTCCCTGCCTCTGCCgcccacctggaaagtccagcaGACTCTAAGACAACCGGCAGCAGAGATCCCAGAAGAACAAATGGTAGAACCACCCATTAAGCAGATGTCACGGCTTTACATAAAAAACCATGATCCCCCTATTCCTTTACGTCGCAGGAAACCACCAAGACGTCCTGCGCGGGCAACTCAACAAGCCTCCATACCCACGTGGGGGCAAATTAAGTCACTCTGCCACCAAGCTCAGGGAATAGCTTCTCTACAGGGATCTTCAGCCTCTCCTGAAAGGGTTTTTATTGCTATGCTTGCTTTACTTTCCTGCCAG